The DNA region ACAGTTTCAATACATTAAACCAGAGAACGCTGATGATTATCCAAACGAAAGGGTGCCTCTTCCCTATCACAGCACAAGGAGTTTAAATGAAGAAAACCAGCCTAAAGATGAAGAGAAGCATGGATCTCCTTATGAAAATAACAATTTCCCCTCTGCAAACCACTCTGGGAATACCAAACCCACTTTACAGTCTAAAACAAATCAGAGCGGTCAGTCTGAAAACCCTGATACATTGAATAATAGTCAAATACCTTACAATGCAGATCAAAATGATTTCGATTTATCATTTCCAATTAAACAGCCTAACAAGAACAACAACAAACCACAAACTAGTGAAATAGGTCCTCCAAAAAGTTACAGTTCTATAAATCAAAAACCAGTAAAAAAGAAAGCACAACCCTTAAATTCCAATGTTACGTCAAACCCACAAAAGGATGAAACGCAAAAACCCACAAGTAAAGGAGTTTCTAATAGATTACATTCCGAACAAGACCCAACAAGAAGGATcagcaaaaacaataaagaaGCAAACGAAAATTCAAAGGGGGTGAAACATAAATTGCCAGAAGATAACCAAATCAAGTCAACTCAAGATAATCAACCCCAACCTAGAGTGAATTTTAGTGACCCAATAGGCCTACCACAAAGTTATAGTTCCATTCGTCAGAAGCCAAAAGGAGGCCAAGCCGTTAAAATTGGTCAACAGCCTCCCAATCTCAGTCAACATTCTACGGGTACTGGAATCAATTCAATTCCGCATTCTAACAACCCAAACCAAGTGAATCCTGATATACACAGCAAACCAAAAACTGATGAATATTCAAATCCTCTAAAATACAAACCTACGAAAAACACGGTTAGTGCGCCGCGATTTGAACCTTCTGAGTTACATCACTACTTGTCTAATGATGATTATCAATCCAAAGACAATGCCAACACTCCTGGACCAAACAAGAATGCACCAGGCAAAACTAAACTCGGTAATATCTCAAATCCCAATCAATACAACTCTGATGTTAAAAACAATGCCCcggaaaaaaatccaatatcaCACAACATGGGTCCAAATAACCAGAGTGTGGTGCCTGAAGATATTAACGATGGAAGACACAATCCTATGCACAAAAACTATCCACCTGTAACAAATTCTAACAACGGGGATAATAACAATCAGCAGCAGCATCATACAAATGATTCACAGGATCAATATATAAACGGACACCCTCTTCAAAATACTCACCCTGGTACCAGAAAACCCCAAGCAGTATTCCCTAATAGCAATGGACAATATCCGAATAGTTATAGAAAGGATCAGCATATTAATAATTCGGCTTCACGTGGTCTGGGTAATGGTACAAATGGAAGAGGGCTTCAGGATCGGCATCCAGATTACAATAATCCTTTAGCTAATCAATCTAAAAACATAAACCAAAACACTTTTGATCGGTACAATGTCGATTCACAAAACGGCCAAAGCTCAGACGGTAATAAAAATGCACACATGTATAACAAATCGTCAAAAGATAATGGAATGCCAACAAGAAGTTACAATGGTAGTAGTACGCAAAATGAAAATGATCCATCAAATGCAAATGCACAAGATCAAAACGGACACTTGTATAACGAATCATCAAATGACAGTGGACAGACAGCTAGAAATTTCAACGGAAGCAATACTCAAAATGGCATTGATCAATCAACTGCATATAATCACAATAAAACGCCCCGTAGTCAAGGTAAGCAAAATTCTGACAAAAAAGTAACTTTTGAACAAAAGGAAACATCTTTAAAGGAGAACAGTTTaccaaaaaatgaaatagagCCAAAACGATCGACGACCCTTAAAGGAAAAGAAATGTGGGATACGGCCGACAAGAAAATGGCTGCGTATTACCATCTGACTCGCATAGATAAATGGGACATGGTGCATGGATACGACAACAAATATGATAAGCATGGAAAACCAGCGAAATCTAATAGCGAAAAAATGAAGAAGCAAGTGAAAGACGTCGACCTTTTGTAAAAGCCATAGATTATTGAAAGCCAATCAAGGCATGAAACTAAAATGTACTAAATGTACTCGAAGTGCATTTTTACCGTAAACAGTTTAAATACTTCGAAAAAGATGacataaatatattacaaaccatatcatttaaaatgatatattttagttGTGAAACAACAACACATGTATTTGATTGTTCGTAGATATATTTATACACACATTGAGGCTGTCGGAGCTATCTTGGTTTGACCATGTTTCTgtccatttgtttgtttttatttgtggtttgttttgttttgttccgttttctttttgtttatagcAGTTTCTGTACTATAGTTACAGGTTCACAATCCCACtgttatatgaaatttttaatgaaatataaaatatcatgtGACTTTATTTAATAGTTATTGCCTTTATAACTCAATGTTTCGTGGGACTGGTAGACAGACCAAGgtagagttgtctttcttttaaGATGATTAGTCAACGAATTCTTATTTCtgtgcaattaaaaaaatgatcacACTGCCACAACATTGGGGGTCCTATCTACTATAAGATATAATTTAAGCtagtaaagaaataaagaataattcatACAAAATGCGAAAAGGGTATGTCCGCCTGATCATTTTTCATACGTTTGAAAATGGCGTTATAAAACGGAAATGATTTCTAGACTGTTTCTTCCAAATTATTCCAATTCTAAATCTGGTCTGTGTAACAACATTCCTTAAATATGTAATCCTACCCTAAAGAAACTTTTGTGACGTACCAATCATTTTACTTTGACGGAGGGTTCGACACTTTTCAAGTTGTGATAACGCGCGGTCTCCTGTAATCCTGATATTCATATCAGATTTTCAGTAAGTCCGCACGTATTCCGAAATGaagttttctgttttatttaaatcacAACCCAACCGATTGATTTACAAAGACAAAAACGGAATTCAAAGTGTTCCCTAAAAATGAAGCAATGACTTCAATTCAACTGCAGATCAAATTGTTCTTAATATGTTTCGTGAATTTAATGGATGCCAATTATTTGGGAGGGACAGTAAGCTGGATGCACTTTAGATCTGTAAGTGAATTTCGTTCCCAAAGACCTTTTTTTATACCTTTAACTTCCCAGAACGCTATTATTGGTAGATATACATTAATAACATGGTTTTGTAAATTGCatagtttttcttttattataaagTCTAACATGTTGCACAAACCTACAACGTATTTGACATCTTATTTAACTGTGTCATgttgacaaataatttttttcaaaaacttttcatctttttaataaGTCAAGTAACCAAATACTTTAATAAAGTACAAACAACTTCTAATGACAAAAAAAACTATACATAGAATTAATTGCTATTCGCTATGGAGATGAGAAAATGATTAACATGTATGCATACTTATAAATAAGTAACCAGcaaattaaaactatttttaactttaaagagTTTGGAAGAAGGGTTTTTTCGTTCACCATAAacagaaatttttatttttaatgttaagattatttcaacataaatgtatttcaaataacaTGGACCTAAAGTAACGATTAGTACGCGTCTAACCTGGAGAATATCAAAACATCACCCGACTATCAATAATGATAAGAGCAATGCAagataatcaaatatttttcattgtcaTATGATCTTCAAAAAACTTTATTACAATTAAAAGCTGTAATCAGATTTATAAATTAGCTGACAGATATTAACAATCAGTCGTCAAACTTTTAATTCACATTTATATTATGAACGAAGcctatataataataaattattctGTAGACTTGTCTGGTGATTTATTCATACGCAGTAAGCTAAGATATTCTAACTTCATTGATAGTTGGGAGGCGTAAGATTTACATACCGTCTTACCTGGGTGAAGGGAACTGGGCCGTGTGGACAGGGGTGCTCACAGAATAACCTTTATACACAAGGGAATTTACCGTCATACTTGGTTGGACTCAGCTGGGTTTGCATAAGCGGTTGTGCAAATGGATCTGTAATCTTGCATGACGTAAAttatattgtgacgtcagtCAGCACTAATTCTTCCGGTTGGGAGCAGGGAGAAGGATTCTTTTTCTACAACTTTGTCGGTTCTGGGCCCTTCACAGTTACGTATGTTATCTACTTAAACAACAATAAAGGTATCCTTAAACACTATTGTAAACATTTTCCTCATGCTTAAGCTCGTTTCTGTAAAGGTTGGAAGGTGTACCATGGCAAGGGACACCTGGTACAAGTCGGCTAGTGACAGTGGTAGATTTGGGGATTCGTAACGATACAGCCACCAACCAAACCAAAGCATTACCGAATGCAAGTCCCATCGCCGCTCTTCAACCGTATGTAGGGTAAGTCTACAATTTTTTGCCATTTGTATTGCTCTATTAAAGtatcataatacaaactaaGCAATTTTGGTCATGGAACGTAATTTGTATTAATATTCTTTTGGCTTGTGAAATCTTCATCATGTTTAAAATCATGAGTATTCCGGATTGAGAAACGATTACAAcatcatttaaataatatttttgtccATGAGATGGAATAGAATACATGCAAACTTCTATCCTCTAGATATAGTATAATATCAACTTAGGATGCAActaatttaatgatttattttgcaAAGCCAAGAAATATTTGATCACTGTACAACCAATATCTGtcattttttggttaaaaatgaattaacgAATCTATGGCATTGGACTCCCAAATAAACATGGGGATTTTCAATATAGACATCAAACGTAATTTAGATCATGAAGGTATAATTGCAGTGTTCAGTATTCATGTACGACGAAAGTTTTCATTCCGGTATCCGATCCCGATGCTGATACAATCAAATGTCGCCTTGCAAAGGCAACAGAATGTGGAGATGTTTGCACAAACCTGCCATCTTTAGGATTCACTTTGGACGAAGTATGAAAATTATCATGTGTCTTCAGAATGAcccttttcaaacaaatatattgtttgaaactaacgagttattttatttattttgtaaggTTGAATGTACTGTGGTGGTTTCTGCTACTAGACTGCATGGTTACAGACCTGACAAGGACTATCAGATTACCCTAATGGTCGAAGACTTTCCAGATTACACCATTAAGGTTGGATCAGAAGTCAGATCCATTCATAAACCTATCAGCAAAATTCCACTACAGGTTAGTTTGAATCCtgtcattacatgtatttcgtcCTCTTTGTGGCACCATCAGAGCAACAAATCATTTGAGAGGTGTTTGATTTGATCTATTTGTTGACAGCTTACGGTGAGGGTGATCTACGATCCGAGGCCGTGTGGTTACAATCAGCTTTTGGAGAAGTTTGTCGAACCCACTAGAGAAGATAAGGTCAGAATTTCGTATGGAGGGCCTGCATTTGGACTGTATCAAAATGGTGTTTATCTTCATACTGCGGATATAACGTAAGATGTAGTACTTTTTGATGCTACAGTTTTGATGCTACTTTGTATGATATGGCCGTAGACCTACAATGATTACAGAaacaattattgatttttttaacaatattattttgctTCAAATTTATCCTTTTAACTACATATTGCactatgaaatttaaatatcagaAGCTTTTTATATGATTGTGTTCTTAGAAATACAGAGTTCATGGTCAGTGTTCCCGCCAGGATGGAGTACGATTTGCTCAATGACGATTATTTGCAACGCTCTGACGTCACAAGATTATATTTCAATATGACACCCTGGTTCAACCAATCGGGAGATACTATGTCCTGTGTCTGGGGAAGACAACATAATGGGTATATgcaaaaaacaaatgatataCATCAATAATATTCTACGAAAGCTGTCACCCTTTCCTTACACAAAACAACATTACACTCATTACCGTATAGAGTGTCTCCtgcagaaagaaaaaataatcatcttctttttttttaaaattcagattGACAACCACAGACAAACGCTGTGTGACTTCTATAATGTACGGTAAGTACATTAATAAGGAAAAGAAAtcacacatttttttaactgaCTAGCGCAGAGATAAaccatgttttacaaattttatagatttaaacaATTGCCGAGGACATAACCCCTGCTTTCATGGAGGGATTTGCTTTAATCTGTACGGCCGCTGGACATGCAAATGTCCTCACGGATTTAAACCAAGAGACTGCTTGCAACGTAAGATTGGTCATTTGGTGGTTATTGATTTATCTTCCGATTTAATAAATTCCAGCCAACATGGCTTTCTTTATACGCGAATAAAACATTGTGTTTTTAAACCACACCGTCCAGATAAGACATTGTGTccatcaaaagttttttttttccgaTTGGTTTAAACAAAGTTACGGTTTTAATGAAAAAGGTGTAAGAGACTGAGGAATTAAGAAAAATAGATGTTTAGATTGCGTATACATAGaactatgtaaaaattttccgtacatgaaaaaaaaccttatctTATGACAAATGAAAAGATACAATCATATATTTAGATCATAATGATGCAATAAACATTTACCAGGTGTGACGTGTGCCGACTTCCCATGCAAAAACAATGGGCGTTGTAAAGACACGGGGCAAGAATACATCTGTCAGTGTGACATTGGTAAGATCTCTACTGCCATGTAATATCTTTATTGCTCGACATCTTTTAGCTTAAACTTTTACAAGTAAAATTTGCCCATGTGCATACTTAAAGTTAATCAGTTTAGCAGtacaaaaaattgttataaatttgaTTGACGCATCTATTAACAGTTTCAATTTTCGTTATACGTCCAATTCATTGACTTTTTTCTGTAACACTGCataagcagagagagagagagagagagagagagagagagagagagagagagagagatgtaagAGTCGCGAAATGAAGAATGATAAAGTTTGTtatgattttgtatttttctccAAAGAATATAAAGGTCTTGACTGTGaagaaaaatacaatatttttggCAAGTACATTTTTAAACTACTTGCACTGTTATCTTAAGTTTATTGAATGCTGacattaatattgaaataagatatatttatCTCTTAAAGTATTGGTTAATGAGACACACAAAACCTTGTGTACTGAATTTTTTGCACAAAAATAAACCTACGCAAAACGATCTATTTATCAATTTacctattaatatttttttaaattttaatgtgtatttCAGAATCATTGGACGGAAAGGTACTGTTAtttgaattgaaatgaaatattgacatttaaaAGTTGCTTTAATATTTTCTACTAATAAATCCATAAAACGTTTGACTGTAAAAGCATTTCGATTTTGTAGAAAAagcaaataaaagaaataagaacCTAAAATTTAGTGTTACACGTCAATAACAGCTATAAAACAGTATTTCTATATaagtttttcttcaaataagTCGTGAACTTGATGACTGGTAAAATAACTGATGTGCATGTATAACTGTATAATTGTTGATTGATTCCATTCTCAGATTATAGAAGTTAATTTTACCCACCGGATGCTGTGGCCATTCGTTATTTGTGTGTTTGTTGGAATTGTTATGTTGGGACTTGTCTCATTCTGTTGCTGTTGCTGTATGTCTGGAAAATCTATCAATCAATCAAACGGCGTAGAAGGACAGTTAACCAATGGGGAGCCTTCACCCGATCACATGGGTACTACGTGGACAAAGAGACTACGCCCACCGCCATTGAGACGGAGCAGAAGCATTATGTCCTTGGACAAATGACTATTCATTAAAATTGCCAATTTATAAAGTCCAGTG from Crassostrea angulata isolate pt1a10 chromosome 7, ASM2561291v2, whole genome shotgun sequence includes:
- the LOC128156345 gene encoding uncharacterized protein LOC128156345, whose translation is MTSIQLQIKLFLICFVNLMDANYLGGTVSWMHFRSLGGVRFTYRLTWVKGTGPCGQGCSQNNLYTQGNLPSYLVGLSWVCISGCANGSVILHDVNYIVTSVSTNSSGWEQGEGFFFYNFVGSGPFTVTLEGVPWQGTPGTSRLVTVVDLGIRNDTATNQTKALPNASPIAALQPYVGVQYSCTTKVFIPVSDPDADTIKCRLAKATECGDVCTNLPSLGFTLDEVECTVVVSATRLHGYRPDKDYQITLMVEDFPDYTIKVGSEVRSIHKPISKIPLQLTVRVIYDPRPCGYNQLLEKFVEPTREDKVRISYGGPAFGLYQNGVYLHTADITNTEFMVSVPARMEYDLLNDDYLQRSDVTRLYFNMTPWFNQSGDTMSCVWGRQHNGLTTTDKRCVTSIMYDLNNCRGHNPCFHGGICFNLYGRWTCKCPHGFKPRDCLQRVTCADFPCKNNGRCKDTGQEYICQCDIEYKGLDCEEKYNIFESLDGKIIEVNFTHRMLWPFVICVFVGIVMLGLVSFCCCCCMSGKSINQSNGVEGQLTNGEPSPDHMGTTWTKRLRPPPLRRSRSIMSLDK